In Streptomyces chartreusis, the following proteins share a genomic window:
- a CDS encoding helix-turn-helix domain-containing protein codes for MTSVPSGNAARVTAPTGQGVGPLLRAWREQRRVSQLELALRADSSARHISFIETGRSRPSEEMVLRLAEHLEVPVRERNALLLAAGYAPRYPETPLDDPALDALRAGMEQLIQGYEPYPALVVDAMYNVHAANRGILMLLDDIPEHLLQPPLNAMRLTLHPDGLAPRIRNLREWRGHLLAQMQRQIALHRSEPLRELYEEVAAYPVPEDVPGAEPEEPVPYFALPMQIEHEGRVLSFISSISTFNTPMDVTVAELAIETLLPADPATVKYLQSLLP; via the coding sequence ATGACCTCCGTCCCGTCCGGCAACGCCGCCCGCGTCACCGCCCCCACCGGCCAGGGCGTGGGCCCCCTGCTGCGGGCCTGGCGGGAGCAACGCCGGGTCAGCCAGCTGGAGTTGGCGCTGCGGGCGGACTCCTCGGCACGGCACATCAGCTTCATCGAGACCGGCCGCTCCCGGCCCAGCGAGGAGATGGTGCTGCGGCTCGCCGAGCACCTGGAGGTGCCGGTGCGCGAGCGCAACGCGCTGCTGCTGGCCGCCGGCTACGCCCCGCGCTACCCGGAGACCCCGCTGGACGACCCGGCGCTGGACGCGCTGCGGGCCGGCATGGAGCAGCTGATCCAGGGCTACGAGCCCTACCCGGCACTCGTGGTCGACGCGATGTACAACGTGCACGCCGCCAACCGGGGCATCCTGATGCTCCTCGACGACATCCCCGAGCACCTCCTCCAGCCCCCGCTCAACGCGATGCGGCTGACCCTGCACCCCGACGGTCTCGCGCCACGCATCCGCAATCTGCGCGAGTGGCGCGGCCATCTCCTGGCCCAGATGCAGCGGCAGATCGCCCTGCACCGCTCCGAGCCGCTGCGGGAGTTGTACGAGGAGGTCGCGGCCTACCCGGTGCCGGAGGACGTGCCCGGCGCTGAACCGGAGGAGCCCGTCCCGTACTTCGCGCTGCCGATGCAGATCGAGCACGAGGGGCGCGTCCTGTCGTTCATCTCGTCCATCTCCACGTTCAACACGCCCATGGACGTGACCGTCGCCGAGCTGGCCATCGAGACGCTGCTCCCGGCCGACCCGGCGACGGTCAAGTACCTTCAGTCGCTGCTGCCCTGA